The following are from one region of the Rhizobium sullae genome:
- the nadC gene encoding carboxylating nicotinate-nucleotide diphosphorylase, whose amino-acid sequence MTLTPLPRLLIEPLVRNALLEDLGLAGDITSAAVIPADHRSTVVMMARQQGVIAGLDAADLAFQLVDSAVVMARHVEDGAAVKPGEVIATIEGPSRAILTGERTALNFLGHLSGIATVTAGIVAAIEDTKASVACTRKTTPGLRALEKYAVRAGGGVNHRFALADAVLIKDNHVAIAGGVAEAIRRAKAGAGHMVKVEVEVDTLDQLREAMEAGVDAVLLDNMAPRELCEAVEIVAGRAITEASGRVTPETAGAIAASGVDLISVGWLTHSAPTLDIGLDWKSNHSG is encoded by the coding sequence ATGACGCTTACTCCCTTGCCGCGGCTGCTGATCGAGCCGCTTGTCCGTAACGCGCTGTTGGAAGATCTCGGTCTTGCCGGTGATATCACCTCGGCGGCCGTCATTCCGGCCGATCATCGCTCCACCGTCGTCATGATGGCTCGCCAGCAGGGCGTGATCGCCGGGCTTGATGCAGCCGATCTTGCCTTCCAGCTTGTCGATTCCGCGGTCGTCATGGCTCGTCATGTCGAGGACGGCGCGGCGGTGAAACCCGGCGAGGTCATCGCTACGATCGAAGGTCCCTCGCGCGCCATTTTGACGGGCGAGCGGACGGCGCTGAACTTTCTCGGCCATCTTTCGGGCATCGCCACGGTGACGGCCGGGATCGTCGCCGCGATCGAGGACACGAAAGCCTCTGTCGCCTGCACCCGCAAGACAACACCGGGGCTGCGCGCGCTGGAGAAATACGCCGTGCGCGCCGGTGGCGGCGTGAACCACCGCTTTGCGCTCGCCGATGCCGTACTGATCAAGGATAATCATGTCGCAATTGCAGGCGGCGTCGCCGAGGCCATCCGCCGGGCCAAGGCCGGCGCCGGCCACATGGTGAAGGTCGAAGTCGAAGTCGACACGCTCGATCAGTTGCGTGAAGCGATGGAGGCCGGCGTCGACGCCGTACTGCTCGACAACATGGCGCCGCGTGAGCTGTGCGAGGCGGTCGAAATCGTCGCCGGGCGGGCGATCACCGAAGCCTCGGGACGGGTCACGCCGGAAACCGCCGGTGCAATCGCCGCGTCCGGCGTCGATCTGATCTCGGTCGGCTGGCTGACGCACAGCGCGCCGACGCTAGACATTGGGCTCGATTGGAAATCCAACCACTCGGGATAG
- a CDS encoding TIGR03808 family TAT-translocated repetitive protein: protein MYLRRTLLSFLGMALAMPMAGRAFAESKPALRGALDASGAAGNRLQALINEAARSDTPLYLPAGTYEAANLVLPDNTRIIGVPGASRILHRGSVNSAEGARRIELSGVVIEGHGAMIEENNAGLVQLTGVAKVQIDNCEIRGSDKHGLRLERCGGQIERSRLSGAAQAGIFAVDSTGLAIAGNAVADCGNGGILVHRWDKGEDGTVVTGNRVIRIRADDGGTGQNGNGINIFRAGGVMVANNHIADCAFTAVRANSGDNVQITGNQCLRSGETAIYAEFDFQGAVISGNLVDGAANGISIANFNEGGRLAAITGNIVRNLRRDGPYKAEVGFGIGIGAEADTVISGNVIEGAPLWAMQLGWGPYLRNLVVTGNVVRKAPVGCAVSVAEGAGAALIADNIFQDMSEGAVFGFEWEKKVSGDLTKTGSARYPHLTIERNRNS, encoded by the coding sequence ATGTATCTGCGGCGCACTTTGCTTAGCTTTCTCGGCATGGCGCTTGCCATGCCAATGGCTGGCCGTGCGTTTGCGGAATCAAAACCGGCGTTACGCGGGGCGCTAGATGCCTCCGGCGCCGCAGGAAACAGGTTGCAGGCCCTGATCAACGAGGCGGCGCGGAGCGACACGCCGCTTTATCTTCCGGCCGGGACCTATGAGGCCGCAAACCTCGTGCTGCCGGATAATACCCGTATCATCGGCGTTCCGGGCGCTTCGCGGATTTTGCATCGAGGCAGCGTCAATTCGGCGGAAGGCGCGCGGCGGATCGAGTTGTCCGGCGTCGTCATCGAGGGACATGGCGCGATGATAGAGGAGAACAATGCCGGCCTCGTGCAGTTGACTGGCGTTGCCAAAGTGCAGATCGACAACTGCGAAATCCGCGGCAGTGACAAGCACGGCCTGCGCTTGGAGCGCTGCGGCGGCCAGATCGAACGCAGCCGCCTTTCGGGGGCGGCGCAGGCAGGCATCTTCGCAGTCGATTCCACCGGGCTTGCGATCGCCGGAAACGCGGTTGCCGATTGCGGCAATGGCGGCATTCTCGTTCACCGCTGGGACAAGGGCGAGGACGGCACCGTCGTTACCGGCAACCGCGTTATCCGCATCCGGGCGGATGACGGCGGCACGGGACAGAACGGCAACGGCATCAACATCTTCCGCGCCGGAGGCGTGATGGTCGCCAACAACCATATTGCCGATTGCGCCTTTACGGCCGTTCGCGCCAATTCCGGCGACAACGTGCAGATCACCGGCAACCAATGCCTGCGCTCCGGCGAGACGGCGATCTATGCCGAATTCGATTTTCAGGGCGCCGTCATCTCCGGCAATCTCGTCGACGGAGCGGCGAACGGCATCTCGATCGCCAATTTCAACGAAGGCGGAAGGCTTGCGGCGATCACCGGCAATATCGTGCGGAACCTGAGGCGCGACGGCCCTTATAAAGCCGAGGTCGGCTTCGGCATCGGAATTGGCGCTGAAGCCGACACGGTCATATCCGGCAATGTCATCGAAGGCGCGCCGCTCTGGGCGATGCAGCTCGGCTGGGGGCCGTATCTGCGCAATCTCGTTGTCACCGGAAATGTCGTGCGCAAGGCGCCTGTCGGCTGCGCGGTTTCCGTAGCGGAGGGAGCGGGCGCGGCGCTGATTGCCGACAACATCTTCCAGGACATGAGCGAGGGCGCGGTCTTCGGCTTCGAATGGGAGAAGAAAGTCTCCGGGGACCTCACGAAGACCGGGAGCGCGCGATACCCGCATCTCACCATCGAGCGGAACCGCAACAGCTAA
- a CDS encoding glutathione S-transferase family protein, producing MLTIYGVYRSRAARVYWMAGELGIPFKSVPVIQARRLANPLAPDAPLNTLSPEFVTVNPMGMIPSIKDGDLVMHESLAINLYLARKHGGLLSGQTVEEDGFLTMWTIWALAELEPHTVKIVYIYDDGHENTDTGKATIDVACRSMKRPLAVLERQLTDKDWIVGDRFTAADLNVAEVLRYGQTEQALFEAHPKVNAWLKRCQSRPAYLAMQATRSKEPV from the coding sequence ATGCTGACAATCTACGGCGTTTACCGCTCGCGCGCCGCGCGCGTCTACTGGATGGCAGGAGAGCTCGGTATTCCGTTCAAATCCGTGCCGGTGATCCAGGCGAGACGGCTTGCCAATCCCCTGGCGCCCGACGCGCCGCTCAACACGCTCTCGCCGGAATTCGTGACCGTCAACCCGATGGGGATGATCCCTTCGATCAAGGACGGCGACCTCGTGATGCATGAGTCATTGGCGATCAATCTTTACCTCGCCCGCAAACATGGCGGGCTGCTTTCCGGCCAAACCGTCGAGGAGGACGGTTTTTTGACGATGTGGACCATATGGGCGCTGGCGGAACTGGAGCCGCATACGGTGAAGATCGTCTATATCTACGACGACGGGCACGAGAACACGGACACAGGAAAGGCCACGATCGACGTCGCCTGCCGCTCCATGAAGCGCCCGCTCGCCGTCCTGGAAAGGCAGCTCACCGACAAGGACTGGATCGTCGGCGACCGCTTTACGGCAGCCGATCTCAATGTTGCGGAAGTGCTGCGGTACGGCCAGACGGAACAGGCGCTGTTCGAGGCGCATCCAAAGGTCAATGCCTGGCTGAAGCGCTGCCAGTCCCGCCCAGCTTATCTCGCCATGCAGGCGACTCGCTCGAAAGAGCCGGTCTGA